A DNA window from Salvelinus namaycush isolate Seneca chromosome 30, SaNama_1.0, whole genome shotgun sequence contains the following coding sequences:
- the LOC120024757 gene encoding RNA polymerase-associated protein LEO1-like, translating to MADMDELFGSDGDSDNEQRVVSAVASGSGSGSESEPEMPRSRSHSNVSGSDSGRDDDGQDGGKPNTKELFGDDSEEERHSRHSDNQSNLSEHSGHQSDASMHSEPEDNDQSDAELHSGSERGPQEEDGDRRSEAGSPISGAGSPRSGRGSARSEKSIHSDPGSPQSAPGTPQSAPGTPQSAPGTPQSAPQSVPGTPQSAPGTPLSVPGTPLSDPGTPLSDPGTPLSDPGTPHSGHGTPHSDGEGSGKENQSDDEKWGAGAKSDQSEDEEEEKKRHQSDEERENSDEDGAGNRSRKKSESAKGSDSEDDFVGQKNKMASASDSDSDVGAKKKMASASDSDSDVGAKKKMASASDSDSDVGAKKKMASASDSDSDVGAKKKMASASDSDSDVGAKKKMASASDSDSDVGAKKKGKGKKPAADDLFGEADDISSDSDAEKPPTPGQPLDNPW from the exons ATGGCGGACATGGACGAACTGTTCGGGAGTGATGGGGACAGTGACAACGAACAAAGAG tggtcTCGGCAGTGGCGTCTGGCTCTGGTTCAGGTTCTGAATCTGAGCCGGAGATGCCTCGGTCCCGTTCCCATAGTAACGTCTCCGGCAGCGACAGCGGGAGAGACGATGATGGACAAGACGGGGGAAAGCCCAACACCAAG GAGCTGTTTGGGGATGACAGTGAAGAGGAACGCCATAGCCGACACAGCGACAACCAATCAAACCTGTCAGAACACTCAGGACACCAGTCGGACGCCAGCATGCACTCGGAGCCCGAGGACAATGACCAGTCAGACGCGGAGCTGCACAGTGGGTCGGAGAGAGGGCCCCAGGAGGAAGATGGAGATCGAAGGTCAGAGGCAGGCAGTCCAATATCGGGGGCGGGGAGCCCCAGGTCTGGGAGGGGCAGTGCTCGCTCTGAAAAGAG TATCCATAGCGACCCTGGCTCCCCCCAGTCGGCGCCAGGGACCCCCCAGTCGGCGCCCGGCACCCCCCAGTCGGCGCCCGGCACCCCCCAGTCGGCCCCCCAGTCTGTTCCTGGCACCCCCCAGTCGGCGCCCGGCACCCCCC TGTCGGTGCCCGGCACCCCCCTGTCAGACCCCGGCACCCCCCTGTCAGACCCCGGCACCCCCCTGTCAGACCCCGGCACCCCCCACTCAGGGCACGGCACCCCCCACTCAGATGGGGAGGGGTCAGGCAAGGAGAACCAATCAGATGATGAAAAGTGGGGAGCAGGGGCTAAGAGTGACCAAtcagaggatgaggaggaggagaagaagcgGCACCAATCGGACGAAGAGCGAGAGAATTCTGATGAGGACGGGGCGGGGAACAGGAGCAGGAAGAAGTCAG AGTCTGCGAAGGGCAGTGACAGCGAGGATGACTTCGTCGGACAGAAGAACAAGATGGCGTCTGCTTCAGACTCTGACAGTGATGTTGGAGCCAAGAAGAAGATGGCGTCTGCCTCAGACTCTGACAGCGACGTTGGAGCCAAGAAGAAGATGGCGTCTGCCTCAGACTCTGACAGCGACGTTGGAGCCAAGAAGAAGATGGCGTCTGCCTCAGACTCTGACAGCGACGTTGGAGCCAAGAAGAAGATGGCGTCTGCCTCAGACTCTGACAGCGATGTTGGAGCCAAGAAGAAGATGGCGTCTGCCTCAGACTCTGACAGCGACGTTGGAGCCAAGAAGAAGGGAAAAG GTAAGAAGCCAGCAGCAGACGACCTGTTTGGAGAGGCAGACGACATCTCATCAGACAGTGATGCTGAGAAACCCCCCACTCCAGGACAACCCCTG GACAACCCCTGGTGA